The Imtechella halotolerans DNA window CAGAACATCCTTTTAAGTATGGATAATAAATAATTTGTAGAATAGTATCCAAGTCTTGTAGAACTTGGATACTATCTTTAGTATTTAGGTTAGTTGCTTCAATGCCTAAGTTTTATACTTCTATCTTAATGATGGTGTTTTCCATATTTTTCTAATGCAGTGCCTACGTCTAACATAGGTACTCTTAGCATACCATTTTTTACATCTTCAGCGGCATATATATCTAGATTATGAATGTCGTATAGTTTGTTATTGAGATCAAGCATTATCACATCAAAAGTGAATGCGGTGGGACTATTTGCGATAAACCAATGAATATTGTCTTTTTCATCTGAAATGGAAGAACTTTCACCAAGCTTTGCAATTTTGTCTATTGAAGGTTTGATGAGTAAGTGTTGTTCATCCTGTGCTATTTTTTCATAATGACGCAGATGCATTTCTCCTTTTAAAATAAGGTGAGCGGAGGCCATATTACTATGTCCGTGTGGGATGATGGCTCGATCCTTTTTCATTCCAAAAATCTTTTTCACGTATATCGTGTTTGCTGGAAGACCTATTAGCTTGGGAAAAGTAACTTTCCGTGTGGCAACACCAAGATCTGGATATTGAAATCCTTTGATTAATTGTTCAAATTGGATAAATTTTAGAATTTCTTCTAATTCAATTTGAGCATATAATTCTTCTATTTTCTCTTGCCATTGGACCACTGTAATGGAATCTGTTCTTAAATCAGAGCAGAATTCGTTCAGCTGGATGGACCAGTGGTCCGTTAGAGGTTTAATTTTGCTAGCTATACCGTTAAAGGCAAAAAGGGAGTCCATTAGGGCAAAACTAGTCACGGTGGCCATCATATCCTTTGTAAACACTCTTCGATCCATTTTATAAAATTTAAATGCACCACCTGTTACCTACCTAAATTCAGATACAGGAAGTACCCTTAAATTACAAATAATAGGTTGAAATTCAGTAGGTTTTAACAATAATAATAATTTTTAGACTTACTAGTAAATAGTTTGGCTTCTAAGACATCGTTTTAAGCCACTTCTTTAGATGAATCTACTAAAAGAGTTAAAGGACCATACTCTCGAAGGGGTCTTTTATTTTTGTGAGATAGAAAAATGATGTAACTAAATAAGAGAATTTTTTAATTAATTCCTTTCATGTTCAAAAAAAATAAGCCCTATGCAGATAGGGCTTATAGATATAGTAAATGCCAAATAAAATGGTTGGCACCGATTGTAAATGATTAATTATTTAGCATTACAGGCATCACTAACATGGTTACATGCTCTCCTTCATCAAGTCCGTCAGTAGGTGTTAAGATACCAGCTCTATTAGGGAGCGACATTTCTAATGTCACATCATCGGATGTTAATATATTCAACATTTCGGTAAGGAATCGAGAGTTAAATCCAATTTGCATATCATCACCTTGGTAGTCACAACTTAAACGCTCTTCTGCCTTGTTGCTGTAATCAATATCTTCAGCAGAAATATTAAGTTCAGCACCGGCTACTTTAAGACGAATTTGGTGTGTAGTTTTATTTGAGAATATAGATACACGACGTACTGAGCTAAGAAACTGTTGACGACTTATAGTTAATTTGTTTGGGTTTTCTTTTGGAATCACCGCTTCGTAATTAGGATATTTTCCATCAATTAGGCGGCAAACCAGTTCAATGTTTTCAAAAGAAAACTTAGCATTGCTATCGTTGTACTCGATGACAACTTCACTTTCACTACCCCCTAAGATTCCTTTAAGTAGGGTCAAAGGTTTCTTTGGCATAATAAATTCCGCAACTTGAGGAGCAGAAACATCAGAACGTTGATATTTAACGAGCTTATGCGCATCAGTAGCTACAAAAGTCAGGTGTTCTGGTGAAAATTGGAAAAATACACCACTCATTACAGGGCGTAAATCGTCATTCCCTGCAGCGAAGATGGTTTTACTAATGGCAGTAGCCAAAATATCACCTAAAACTGTTGTAGTGCTAGGATCAGGTAGGCTTACTGGTTTTGGAAACTCAGCACCATCTACATATGCTAATGCATATTTACCATAGTTGGAACTAATTTCAATAGTATTGTTGTCCTCTACAACAAAAGTAAGAGGTTGCTCAGCAAAAGTTTTTAGCGTTTCAATTAACAATTTAGCAGGTACAGCAATACTGCCCTGAGAAGTAGATTCTACCTCTAGTATACCACGCATAGTGGTTTCTAAATCGGAAGCTGAAACGGTAAGCTGATTGTTATCTAATTCAAACAGGAAGTTGTCAAGAATAGGCAATGTATTGCTATTGTTGATAACACCTCCCAATACTTGAAGTTGTTTTAATAAATACGAGCTTGATACTATAAATTTCATCTATTATCGCTATTTTACTGCTAGCTACAAATATATTTGAAAACTGCCTCTTTTTGAAACAAATTTATTAACATTTACAGCACATATTTTTTTCGTCGGATAAAGCTAAATACGATGCCGAAAAGGAGTAGTAAAACTAGTGGGAGCCCTATATTCAAGGCTTTCCAGTGATTTTTTTCGGTGTTTACTTTCTCCTTATCAAGAAAAGCTAATTGAATTTCCTTAGTGCGAATGTTTATAAGTCCATTTTCGTCTAACAGATAATTCACGCAATTGCGGAGAAACTCTTTATTTCCATAAAAATTGTTTGTCCATTTATCATACCCTAATTCAAGCGGTCGGCCCTGGCTCACTTGATTTTTTATAAGATCACCATCTGCAATTACGATCATTTTCGTTGGGATACTCTCTTCCTTAATTTGTGGTAGTTGAACTGGTTTAACGCGGTTTTTAAACACAGAGGTAAAGGATCCTTCTAGTAGGACGGCCAATGGAAGATTTCCATTTTTATAACTTTCTCTATCGGGTTGTTGGTAAATTGAATTTAAGCTTATTTCTTCAGGGGTTCCTTCCGTTTTTGACAGTGGAGAGCTAGTAAATAGTACTGTTTTTTTAATGTCATTATCCAATAAGTCAATACTGTTGGCAAATCGCAGCCACAAATAGTCTAAATTGTTAGTTATAGGATGTCCTTCTATTGGGGTAACAAGTGGGTAATAACGCCATGGAACAGGATTGTATTGAGATTGGCTACCATCACCCATCGCCATCACAATTTGAGTACAATAGAGGTCGTTTACAAGATTCGGATTCATTCGAATACCGTACCTGAAGAACATGTCATTGGTGTTGAGGTCATTTGGAAAGGCAATGGTTT harbors:
- the dnaN gene encoding DNA polymerase III subunit beta — protein: MKFIVSSSYLLKQLQVLGGVINNSNTLPILDNFLFELDNNQLTVSASDLETTMRGILEVESTSQGSIAVPAKLLIETLKTFAEQPLTFVVEDNNTIEISSNYGKYALAYVDGAEFPKPVSLPDPSTTTVLGDILATAISKTIFAAGNDDLRPVMSGVFFQFSPEHLTFVATDAHKLVKYQRSDVSAPQVAEFIMPKKPLTLLKGILGGSESEVVIEYNDSNAKFSFENIELVCRLIDGKYPNYEAVIPKENPNKLTISRQQFLSSVRRVSIFSNKTTHQIRLKVAGAELNISAEDIDYSNKAEERLSCDYQGDDMQIGFNSRFLTEMLNILTSDDVTLEMSLPNRAGILTPTDGLDEGEHVTMLVMPVMLNN